The following coding sequences lie in one Vitis vinifera cultivar Pinot Noir 40024 chromosome 19, ASM3070453v1 genomic window:
- the LOC132253398 gene encoding F-box/LRR-repeat protein At3g03360-like, with the protein MPGIQRKMKRARRRRTGDEYISDDGDFGEDLLSELPDEILISILSRLTLREAAATSVLSQRWRYLWTYTSRLNFDSVVNKIVRRSHSFALSTAAGRRRRRRKYIKWVHKVLAKYRGGRNLDEFRVCFDLSKRSRSDIDKWFEFAMSKNVKNLEFDFLRCSSQNQDRDPWFVMLSYFQNFYKFPHRILGVREARDPNGMFVGFKSLKTLSLKSINVSSEAVEYFLSNCPLLERLSVHGSESLVNLRVAGPSIMLRHLEIVKCSSIQTIEICDTNLVSFTYRGERKGDLLPNNMHIENSPLLVEVLAGVGRLGFAKNMLLKLSSCVHQLQILQLTVDHFFPERSRAYLLPKLRNLKQLKLTVFVGCPENCLLGFVAMLKKCPHLESLVLQLKWRTQIIPVAKRYAKALIQYSHQYLKLVKIVGFNDCSSACELVMQIIENAIALEKIIIDTSQGHRRRGPWLKRQLAARTRAEQLKSHVPPSLEFIVL; encoded by the exons ATGCCCGGCATACAGAGGAAGATGAAGAGGGCAAGACGAAGACGTACAGGAGACGAG TACATATCCGATGACGGTGATTTTGGGGAGGACCTGCTTAGCGAGTTGCCGGATGAAATTCTTATTTCAATACTATCTCGCCTAACCCTAAGGGAAGCTGCGGCTACCAGTGTTCTCTCACAGCGATGGAGGTACTTGTGGACATATACTTCACGTCTCAACTTCGATTCAGTAGTTAACAAAATTGTCAGACGGTCGCATTCCTTCGCCCTTTCGACTGCTGCAgggcggcggcggcggcggcgcaaatatattaaatggGTTCACAAGGTCTTGGCAAAGTATAGAGGCGGCCGAAACTTAGATGAATTCAGGGTTTGTTTTGATTTGTCTAAGAGATCTCGTTCTGATATCGACAAATGGTTTGAGTTTGCAATGTCAAAGAATGTCAAAAACCTTGAGTTCGACTTCTTAAGATGTTCTTCTCAGAATCAGGATCGGGATCCCTGGTTCGTCATGTTAAGTTATTTTCAGAATTTCTATAAATTCCCGCATCGAATTTTGGGAGTGAGGGAAGCACGGGATCCTAATGGTATGTTTGTTGGCTTTAAGTCCCTTAAAACTTTGTCATTGAAGTCCATAAATGTGAGCAGCGAAGCTGTTGAGTATTTCTTATCGAACTGCCCTCTTCTCGAACGGCTATCTGTGCATGGCAGCGAAAGTTTGGTTAATTTAAGGGTTGCTGGCCCATCCATCATGCTGAGGCACTTGGAGATAGTCAAGTGTTCCTCTATCCAAACCATTGAGATATGTGACACAAACCTCGTTTCCTTTACCTATCGGGGAGAAAGGAAGGGAGATCTGCTGCCAAACAATATGCATATTGAGAATTCACCTCTCCTCGTTGAGGTATTGGCCGGTGTTGGAAGATTAGGGTTTGCAAAGAATATGCTTTTGAAGCTTTCATCTTGTGTTCATCAGCTGCAGATTCTTCAATTGACAGTCGATCATTTTTTTCCG GAACGATCAAGAGCCTATTTGCTTCCAAAATTAAGAAACCTCAAGCAATTAAAATTAACTGTCTTTGTTGGGTGCCCTGAGAATTGTCTCCTTGGATTTGTTGCAATGCTGAAGAAGTGTCCTCACTTAGAGAGTTTGGTGTTGCAG TTAAAATGGCGAACTCAAATCATACCAGTCGCAAAAAGATATGCCAAGGCATTGATCCAATATTCCCATCAATACCTGAAACTGGTGAAAATTGTTGGTTTTAATGATTGTAGCAGTGCTTGTGAGCTAGTCATGCAGATTATTGAAAATGCTATTGCACTCGAGAAAATTATCATTGATACAAGCCAAGGACATAGGAGGAGGGGACCATGGTTGAAGAGACAACTAGCTGCAAGAACAAGAGCTGAGCAATTGAAATCACATGTACCTCCGAGCCTGGAATTTATAGTACTTTAA